One window of Athalia rosae chromosome 2, iyAthRosa1.1, whole genome shotgun sequence genomic DNA carries:
- the LOC105684559 gene encoding N-acetyltransferase eco isoform X1, translating to MLTGGGPSSVTAEAFSTPRRAQKRLFVAAHSSSKRNLFRDDRRSSPAGGVSGDESDLGPMSPLALSDATPSSSTNSPRRTFDSPLAAFVPEALSVSGLSDSNVYERISHHDLEENLNVVPTAPFTVLKMSTRSAIYSQRRRACQAAPVVPISTPVLPVASGEKTIPLDESVHWKSGITDTPKRSFGREVQNEPAFNSEIKAETPQKEDSPVKKLITPLGSVTKEAALPRLHHRKFSNSIVADGNSSPIDDKENRSKRIASDDIAPASVKLFKSDECSSVPRARAALFQEKKEEFKLSTKSFYSSPPTNLPVRGSSVSIDRNEVRRGQKRRSLPAKSNHGRSSKRHRYGEINAGIGHCIRKPRPKKHVSRVEASKKRNKINNSSPTLVEMQDDTIDAGLANIFSTIHQPELEKNADILAPAIEQATSPYVDPRRKFFKTNRTLVNNSLATVTVNNMIKLQVSHGKLKLKPRQSTACKNILAKSKDVNIVLDASDLTVDDPKFVVPTNEKSVTDILKILENDWADDEYDSMESLTVEHRQPLSPLKPSMIQNDITMSPASELINMTSVMNIKDGIAPNFEAQSVANNANQNKETRFYPLFSKDFAGSGAIRDSPKKINHGRKRTMGWQLAAKTAYKDDKQYQLDVGQKRFGATQCPQCGVVYQLGDPDDESSHRNYHDNWKILKFPGWKRERVVSTDPYTSSRIILVESGDSKNYWKKVSEILAFVDRDLGLAETKLSDYQKDKIYLYIRNREVIGVLAAEYITAAYSMIPDLSDIDCCSSESSAVKCGVKVLWTSMTYRKQGIATKLMDTLRGNFYLGYILSIDDIAFSIPTPEGKAFAEKYTKTRSYKVYN from the exons ATGTTAACGGGTGGCGGTCCCTCATCTGTGACTGCAGAAGCATTCAGCACTCCACGACGAGCCCAAAAACGTCTTTTTGTTGCGGCTCATTCATCGAGCAAGCGAAATTTATTTCGCGATGACCGGAGGTCTAGTCCAGCTGGGGGAGTGTCTGGAGATGAATCGGATCTAGGGCCGATGTCGCCATTAGCATTAAGCGATGCAACTCCTAGCAGCTCTACAAACTCACCACGTCGCACATTTGACTCGCCGTTGGCTGCCTTTGTCCCTGAGGCACTTTCGGTAAGTGGCTTGTCAGATTCAAATGTTTATGAAAGAATCTCACACCACGATCTCGAGGAAAATTTGAATGTGGTGCCAACTGCACCATTCACTGTTCTGAAAATGTCGACTAGATCTGCGATTTATTCTCAGCGCCGAAGAGCATGTCAGGCCGCCCCAGTTGTTCCAATTTCAACACCGGTGCTACCTGTAGCCtctggagaaaaaacaataccATTGGACGAAAGTGTGCATTGGAAATCGGGTATAACTGACACACCAAAAAGGAGTTTTGGTAGAGAAGTTCAGAATGAACCAGCTTTTAATTCTGAAATTAAAGCAGAAACGCCACAGAAGGAAGATAGTCCTGTGAAGAAGCTGATAACCCCATTAGGTTCTGTTACTAAAGAAGCTGCACTTCCTCGTTTACatcacagaaaattttcaaacagtaTTGTGGCTGATGGAAATTCTTCACCAATAGATGACAAAGAGAATAGATCTAAGAGAATAGCAAGCGACGACATTGCTCCAGCTTCTGTGAAGCTATTCAAATCAGATGAGTGCAGTTCTGTGCCTAGGGCAAGAGCAGCCTTATttcaagagaaaaaggaagagttTAAGCTAAGCACCAAATCGTTCTATAGCTCACCACCAACAAATCTCCCTGTGAGAGGATCCTCTGTGAGCATTGACAGGAATGAGGTACGCCGTGGACAAAAGAGACGTAGCTTACCTGCCAAGAGCAATCATGGACGATCCTCCAAGAGGCACAGATATGGTGAAATCAATGCTGGAATTGGGCATTGCATTAGAAAGCCAAGACCTAAAAAACATGTATCAAGAGTAGAAgcctcgaaaaaaagaaataagatcAACAACTCTAGCCCAACCTTAGTTGAGATGCAAGACGACACTATTGATGCAGGTCTTGCAAATATCTTTTCAACTATTCACCAGCCTgagcttgaaaaaaatgctgatATTCTTGCTCCGGCAATAGAGCAGGCTACATCTCCATATGTTGATCCAAGAAGAAAGTTCTTCAAAACTAACAGGACATTGGTCAATAATTCTCTGGCCACTGTAACTGTTAACAATATGATAAAATTGCAGGTTTCACATGGGAAACTCAAGCTGAAACCTCGTCAATCAACGGCGTGCAAAAATATCCTTGCCAAATCCAAAGATGTCAATATAGTACTTGATGCTAGTGATTTAACGGTTGATGATCCTAAATTTGTAGTTCCTACAAATGAGAAAAGTGTAACTGATATtctaaaaatattagaaaatgaTTGGGCAGACGATGAATATGACTCGATGGAATCATTAACAGTTGAACACAGACAACCACTATCGCCATTGAAACCATCAATGATTCAAAATGATATTACCATGTCTCCTGCTAGCGAGCTCATTAATATGACATCGGTAATGAATATAAAGGATGGTATTGCTCCCAATTTTGAAGCTCAGAGTGTTGCCAACAATGCCAATCAAAACAAAGAGACCAGATTCTATCCTTTGTTCAGTAAGGACTTTGCTGGAAGTGGAGCAATCAG GGATAGCCCAAAAAAGATTAATCACGGCAGAAAGAGAACTATGGGTTGGCAATTAGCAGCAAAAACTGCTTATAAAGATGATAAACAATACCAACTGGATGTGGGTCAAAAACGGTTCGGCGCCACTCAATGTCCTCAGTGTGGAGTCGTTTACCAGCTGGGAGATCCAGACGACGAGAGCTCTCATCGCAATTATCATGATAATTGGAAGATTCTGAAATTTCCC GGGTGGAAACGCGAACGTGTTGTGAGCACAGATCCATATACATCCAGCAGAATAATCTTGGTCGAATCTGGAGATTCCAAAAATTACTGGAAAAAAGTTTCGGAAATTCTGGCATTCGTCGACAGAGATTTGGGACTTGCAGAGACGAAACTGTCAGACTATCAAAAAGACAAG ATCTACCTTTACATCCGGAATAGAGAAGTTATCGGTGTACTAGCCGCAGAATATATCACAGCTGCATACAGCATGATACCAGACCTATCAGATATTGATTGCTGTAGTTCAGAAAGTTCTGCCGTTAAATGTGGCGTCAAAGTTCTGTGGACAAGCATGACATACCGTAAACAGGGTATCGCCACAAAATTGATGGACACTTTAAG AGGGAACTTTTACTTAGGATACATACTATCTATTGATGACATTGCTTTCTCAATACCAACACCCGAAGGTAAAGCTTTTGCCGAAAAGTACACCAAAACACGGAGTTACAAAGTGTACAATTAA
- the LOC105684570 gene encoding probable ATP-dependent RNA helicase DDX43 → MADLDEWNSDEDTSNNYQEIQTQNYVRGGRGSRSGYGDRGQSDHRSANGNWRSNGESQRGRGNGGRDRGQRSERNNRNDSSSNGLEILIDSSKVGKLIGRGGCKIKELQEQSGARINVGKPEDSMSTTVTLVGSEEAQQKAKELIDELLTEKPPPPPPQQKENVDAEPEMDFTNFDWTKANEEYAKCQLERWAKCPKLIKNFYHEDPVVANMPKDQVAQFRKKNNDIMVCIFEEAAENDEKFSNPEIPNPVQTFDQAFKDYPEIMEEILKQGFATPSPIQCQAWPILLSGKDLIGIAQTGTGKTLAFLLPALIHIEGQPIPRSERGGPNVLVMAPTRELALQIEQEVAKYSYRGIKAVCLYGGGSRKEQVDIVSRGVEIVIATPGRLNDLVQAGIVDVTTITYLVLDEADRMLDMGFEPQIRKTLLDIRPDRQTVMTSATWPPGVRRLAQSYMKDPLQVYVGSLDLAAVHSVMQTILVVDDSEKNEMLFEFFNNMGPDDKVIVFVGKKSRVDDLASDLALKGISCQSIHGGREQCDREQALEDIKSGEVRILIATDVASRGIDIEDITHVYNYDFPRDIEEYVHRVGRTGRAGRSGESISLMTRSDWSHAKELIRILEEANQAVPEEVHRMAERYSAWKQRKVQDKERERLDAGGGGGGYRGGDRDGGGRRYGGGGGSSYGGSGYGGSYGGGGGRRGRGRSGGW, encoded by the exons ATGGC TGATCTTGACGAATGGAATAGCGACGAAGACACTTCGAATAATTATCAAGAAATACAGACTCAGAATTATGTTCGTGGTGGTCGTGGATCCAGGTCAGGATATGGTGACCGAGGACAGTCTGATCACAGATCTG CTAATGGAAATTGGAGAAGTAATGGTGAATCtcaaagaggaagaggaaacgGAGGGAGGGATCGTGGCCAGCGTTCGGAGAGGAATAATAGAAACGACTCCTCGTCTAATGGGCTGGAAATAttaatagattcaagcaaggTTGGCAAGCTTATCGGCAGAGGAGGCTGCAAAATTAAAGAGTTGCAGGAGCAAAGTGGTGCTAGAATTAAC GTTGGTAAGCCCGAAGATAGTATGAGTACGACGGTAACTTTGGTTGGTTCTGAAGAAGCGCAGCAAAAGGCCAAGGAATTGATCGATGAACTATTAACAGAAaaaccgccaccgccaccaccacaaCAGAAAGAAAATGTTGATGCTGAACCAGAAATGGACTTTACAAACTTTGACTGGACTAAAGCCAATGAggaatat GCGAAATGTCAGCTGGAAAGATGGGCAAAATGTCCCAAGCTTATCAAGAACTTTTACCATGAAGATCCAGTTGTGGCTAACATGCCAAAAGATCAAGTAGCTCAgttcagaaagaaaaacaacgacATTATGGTTTGCATTTTTGAAGAGGCAgcagaaaatgatgaaaaattcagtaaTCCAGAGATACCAAATCCTGTTCAAACTTTCGATCAAGCATTCAAG GACTACCCTGAAATTATGGAAGAAATCCTAAAGCAGGGATTTGCTACTCCCAGTCCCATTCAGTGCCAAGCCTGGCCCATCCTCCTTTCCGGCAAGGACCTCATTGGGATAGCACAGACTGGAACAG GAAAAACCCTGGCATTTCTCTTGCCTGCTTTAATACATATAGAAGGTCAACCCATTCCGCGATCTGAGCGCGGTGGACCAAACGTACTCGTTATGGCACCAACAAGAGAGTTGGCTCTTCAGATTGAACAGGAAGTTGCAAAGTACTCTTATCGCGGAATCAAAGC GGTGTGCTTGTACGGAGGTGGTAGCCGCAAAGAACAAGTCGACATAGTTTCCCGCGGAGTTGAGATAGTAATTGCTACGCCTGGAAGGTTGAACGACCTTGTCCAAGCCGGTATTGTGGATGTCACAACTATCACTTATCTTGTCCTTGATGAGGCAGATCGCATGCTGGATATGGGTTTCGAACCACAAATCAGAAAAACTCTATTAGATATCAGGCCTGATCGCCAAACTGTTATGACGAG TGCAACTTGGCCACCTGGGGTTCGGCGCTTGGCACAATCGTACATGAAAGACCCTCTACAAGTTTACGTAGGCTCCTTAGATTTGGCTGCTGTACATTCCGTAATGCAGACAATTCTCGTTGTAGATGACtctgaaaaaaacgaaatg TTATTTGAGTTCTTCAACAACATGGGTCCCGACGACAAAGTTATAGTGTTTGTTGGCAAAAAGTCACGAGTGGATGATTTGGCCAGTGACTTGGCGCTAAAGGGCATCAGCTGTCAAAGTATTCATGGTGGACGGGAGCAGTGCGATAGAGAACAAGCACTCGAAGACATAAAATCAGGTGAAGTTCGGATTCTCATCGCCACAGACGTTGCCAGCAGAGGAATAGACATCGAAGATATTAC GCACGTGTATAACTACGATTTTCCGCGGGATATTGAAGAATACGTGCATAGAGTCGGCCGAACGGGACGTGCTGGTCGATCAGGAGAGAGTATCAGTTTAATGACTAGAAGTGACTGGTCCCATGCCAAAGAGCTAATCCGGATACTCGAAGAAGCTAATCAG GCCGTGCCCGAAGAAGTGCATCGAATGGCTGAGCGATACTCCGCATGGAAGCAAAGAAAGGTGCAGGATAAAGAACGAGAACGCCTAGACgcaggtggtggtggcggcggtTATCGTGGTGGAGACAGAGATGGGGGCGGTCGTAGATatggcggcggcggtggcagTAGCTACGGTGGAAGCGGCTATGGTGGAAGCTATGGAGGTGGCGGTGGCCGACGTGGCAGAGGTCGCTCAGGTGGTTGGTAG
- the LOC105684559 gene encoding N-acetyltransferase eco isoform X2: protein MLTGGGPSSVTAEAFSTPRRAQKRLFVAAHSSSKRNLFRDDRRSSPAGGVSGDESDLGPMSPLALSDATPSSSTNSPRRTFDSPLAAFVPEALSRRRACQAAPVVPISTPVLPVASGEKTIPLDESVHWKSGITDTPKRSFGREVQNEPAFNSEIKAETPQKEDSPVKKLITPLGSVTKEAALPRLHHRKFSNSIVADGNSSPIDDKENRSKRIASDDIAPASVKLFKSDECSSVPRARAALFQEKKEEFKLSTKSFYSSPPTNLPVRGSSVSIDRNEVRRGQKRRSLPAKSNHGRSSKRHRYGEINAGIGHCIRKPRPKKHVSRVEASKKRNKINNSSPTLVEMQDDTIDAGLANIFSTIHQPELEKNADILAPAIEQATSPYVDPRRKFFKTNRTLVNNSLATVTVNNMIKLQVSHGKLKLKPRQSTACKNILAKSKDVNIVLDASDLTVDDPKFVVPTNEKSVTDILKILENDWADDEYDSMESLTVEHRQPLSPLKPSMIQNDITMSPASELINMTSVMNIKDGIAPNFEAQSVANNANQNKETRFYPLFSKDFAGSGAIRDSPKKINHGRKRTMGWQLAAKTAYKDDKQYQLDVGQKRFGATQCPQCGVVYQLGDPDDESSHRNYHDNWKILKFPGWKRERVVSTDPYTSSRIILVESGDSKNYWKKVSEILAFVDRDLGLAETKLSDYQKDKIYLYIRNREVIGVLAAEYITAAYSMIPDLSDIDCCSSESSAVKCGVKVLWTSMTYRKQGIATKLMDTLRGNFYLGYILSIDDIAFSIPTPEGKAFAEKYTKTRSYKVYN, encoded by the exons ATGTTAACGGGTGGCGGTCCCTCATCTGTGACTGCAGAAGCATTCAGCACTCCACGACGAGCCCAAAAACGTCTTTTTGTTGCGGCTCATTCATCGAGCAAGCGAAATTTATTTCGCGATGACCGGAGGTCTAGTCCAGCTGGGGGAGTGTCTGGAGATGAATCGGATCTAGGGCCGATGTCGCCATTAGCATTAAGCGATGCAACTCCTAGCAGCTCTACAAACTCACCACGTCGCACATTTGACTCGCCGTTGGCTGCCTTTGTCCCTGAGGCACTTTCG CGCCGAAGAGCATGTCAGGCCGCCCCAGTTGTTCCAATTTCAACACCGGTGCTACCTGTAGCCtctggagaaaaaacaataccATTGGACGAAAGTGTGCATTGGAAATCGGGTATAACTGACACACCAAAAAGGAGTTTTGGTAGAGAAGTTCAGAATGAACCAGCTTTTAATTCTGAAATTAAAGCAGAAACGCCACAGAAGGAAGATAGTCCTGTGAAGAAGCTGATAACCCCATTAGGTTCTGTTACTAAAGAAGCTGCACTTCCTCGTTTACatcacagaaaattttcaaacagtaTTGTGGCTGATGGAAATTCTTCACCAATAGATGACAAAGAGAATAGATCTAAGAGAATAGCAAGCGACGACATTGCTCCAGCTTCTGTGAAGCTATTCAAATCAGATGAGTGCAGTTCTGTGCCTAGGGCAAGAGCAGCCTTATttcaagagaaaaaggaagagttTAAGCTAAGCACCAAATCGTTCTATAGCTCACCACCAACAAATCTCCCTGTGAGAGGATCCTCTGTGAGCATTGACAGGAATGAGGTACGCCGTGGACAAAAGAGACGTAGCTTACCTGCCAAGAGCAATCATGGACGATCCTCCAAGAGGCACAGATATGGTGAAATCAATGCTGGAATTGGGCATTGCATTAGAAAGCCAAGACCTAAAAAACATGTATCAAGAGTAGAAgcctcgaaaaaaagaaataagatcAACAACTCTAGCCCAACCTTAGTTGAGATGCAAGACGACACTATTGATGCAGGTCTTGCAAATATCTTTTCAACTATTCACCAGCCTgagcttgaaaaaaatgctgatATTCTTGCTCCGGCAATAGAGCAGGCTACATCTCCATATGTTGATCCAAGAAGAAAGTTCTTCAAAACTAACAGGACATTGGTCAATAATTCTCTGGCCACTGTAACTGTTAACAATATGATAAAATTGCAGGTTTCACATGGGAAACTCAAGCTGAAACCTCGTCAATCAACGGCGTGCAAAAATATCCTTGCCAAATCCAAAGATGTCAATATAGTACTTGATGCTAGTGATTTAACGGTTGATGATCCTAAATTTGTAGTTCCTACAAATGAGAAAAGTGTAACTGATATtctaaaaatattagaaaatgaTTGGGCAGACGATGAATATGACTCGATGGAATCATTAACAGTTGAACACAGACAACCACTATCGCCATTGAAACCATCAATGATTCAAAATGATATTACCATGTCTCCTGCTAGCGAGCTCATTAATATGACATCGGTAATGAATATAAAGGATGGTATTGCTCCCAATTTTGAAGCTCAGAGTGTTGCCAACAATGCCAATCAAAACAAAGAGACCAGATTCTATCCTTTGTTCAGTAAGGACTTTGCTGGAAGTGGAGCAATCAG GGATAGCCCAAAAAAGATTAATCACGGCAGAAAGAGAACTATGGGTTGGCAATTAGCAGCAAAAACTGCTTATAAAGATGATAAACAATACCAACTGGATGTGGGTCAAAAACGGTTCGGCGCCACTCAATGTCCTCAGTGTGGAGTCGTTTACCAGCTGGGAGATCCAGACGACGAGAGCTCTCATCGCAATTATCATGATAATTGGAAGATTCTGAAATTTCCC GGGTGGAAACGCGAACGTGTTGTGAGCACAGATCCATATACATCCAGCAGAATAATCTTGGTCGAATCTGGAGATTCCAAAAATTACTGGAAAAAAGTTTCGGAAATTCTGGCATTCGTCGACAGAGATTTGGGACTTGCAGAGACGAAACTGTCAGACTATCAAAAAGACAAG ATCTACCTTTACATCCGGAATAGAGAAGTTATCGGTGTACTAGCCGCAGAATATATCACAGCTGCATACAGCATGATACCAGACCTATCAGATATTGATTGCTGTAGTTCAGAAAGTTCTGCCGTTAAATGTGGCGTCAAAGTTCTGTGGACAAGCATGACATACCGTAAACAGGGTATCGCCACAAAATTGATGGACACTTTAAG AGGGAACTTTTACTTAGGATACATACTATCTATTGATGACATTGCTTTCTCAATACCAACACCCGAAGGTAAAGCTTTTGCCGAAAAGTACACCAAAACACGGAGTTACAAAGTGTACAATTAA